The following is a genomic window from Candidatus Methylomirabilota bacterium.
ATGAAGGCCGCCCTCGGCGATCTCGATCGCGTGGAGCGGATCGTCCGCCTGATCGGCTACGTGAACAGCGCGCCCGGCTGGCAGGAGGCGCCCTGGGTCCTCAACGGCGAGTCCGATCTCTACATCGCGCTCTGGGGCGACAAGGGCCGGCACGCGCGCGCCGCGCTCTACATGCACGAGCTGACCTACAACATGGCCGTGGAGACGGAGGTGATCGTGCAGGTCAAGGCCGGCGCGACCCGGCGGGGCTCCCGGCGCGCCCGGACCGGCCGGCGGTCCCGGTAGGAAAAGTCCGGTGGCCTATATCATCGGCGTCGACATCGGGGGCACGTTCACCGACGTCGCCGTGGTCGACGTGGCCAGCGGCGCCATCGCCACCGCCAAGGTGCGCACGACGCCCGCCGACCTCACGTCCGGGGTGCTGAGCGCGCTCGAACTGGCGGCGGCCGAGGCGGGCCTGGGCCTGGACGACCTGCTCGCCGACACCGTGAAGCTCGCCCACGGGACCACGCTCACCTCCAACGTCATGTTCACGTGGAGCGGCGCCCGCACGGGCCTGCTGGCCACGCGAGGGTTCGGCGACGAGATCCTCATCATGCGGGCCCGCGGACGCGTCGCCGGCATGGGGCTCGCCGAGCGCCGGCACTACCGGGCGACGGACAAGCCGCCCCGCATCGTGGCCCCCGAGCTGATCGAGGAGGTCGTCGAGCGCGTCGACCACCACGGCCGCGCGCTCGTTCCCCTCGCCCCCACCGAAGCGGAGCGTGCCGTCGACGCGCTGCTGGGCCGGGGCGTCGAGTCGGTCGCCATCGCCCTGCTCTGGTCCCCGGCCAACCCGGCGCACGAGCTGCTCCTGGAGCGGACCGTGCGCGAGCGAGCGCCCGGCGTGCACGTCAGCGTGTCGCATCGCCTGGCCCCGGTGCTGGGCGAGTACGAGCGCACGGCCACCGCAGCGGTGAACGCCTACGTCGGCCCCACGGTGAGCGCGTATCTGCACGACCTGGGCGAGCGCTTGCGCCAGCGCGGCCTCGGGCGTCCCCTGCTGGTGGTCCAGGCCAACGGTGGAGTCGCCCAGGTGGAGGAGACGGTCCCCATCAACACCATCGAGTCGGGACCGGCCGCCGGGCTGGTCGCCGCCAAGGCGCTCATGGACGCCGCGGGATACCGGAACGTCATCGCCACCGACGTCGGCGGGACGACGTTCAAGGTCGGTCTGCTCGTGGACGGCGAGTGGTCGTTCGCTCCCGAAGCGGTGGTCAACCAGTACACGCTGCTCATCCCCATGATCGACGTCGTCTCGATCGGCGCCGGCGGCGGCAGCATCGCCTGGGCGGACGAGACCCGGCTTCGCATCGGGCCCCGCAGCGCCGGCGCCAATCCCGGGCCGGCGGGCTACGGTTGGGGCGGCACCGAGCCCACGGTGACCGACGCCGACCTGGTCCTGGGCTTCCTCAACCCCGAGCGCTTTCTGGGAGGGCGGTTGCGGCTGCGTCCGGATCTGGCCGAGAAGGCGATCGCCGATCGCGTCGCCAGCCGGCTGTTCGGGGGTGATGTGGAGCGCGCGGCGGCGGGCATCCGCCGGGTGGTCGACGCCCAGATGGGCGATCTCGTGCGCAAGATGAGCATCGAGCGCGGCCACGATCCACGCCGGTTCGTGCTCCTGGCCTACGGCGGCGCCGGCCCGCTGCACGCCGCGGCCTACGCCCGCCAGGCGGGCATCGAGCAGGTCATCGTGCCGTCGGCGGCCACGGTGTTCTCCGCCTTCGGGGCGGCCGCGTCGGACATCCGGCACTCGCTGCAACGGTCGTCGCCCGGCCAGCTGGACGACCTCGACGCGATCGGGGCCACCTACGAGACGATGGAGGACGAAGCCCGCGCGCTGCTCGCGCGGCAGGGAGTCTCCGCCCCGCGCATGCGCCTCTACCGCTGGGCCGACATGCGCTACGCGCGCCAGCTCCACGACGTTCGCGTGCCGGTGCCTGCCGGTCCCGTGGACTCTGCCTTCGCCGACGCCGTCCGCCAGGCGTTCGCCCAGCGGTACGCCGCGCTCTACGGCGCCAGCGCCGTGCTCGAGAAGGTGCCGGTGCGCCTGCTGCGGCTGGGCCTCGAGGCGGTCGGGATGATCGACAAGCCGGCCGTGTCGGCCGTCGAGCCAGACCCGGCCGGCGCCGAGGAGCCGGCGCGGTCCGCCTACGGCTCGGCGCGATCCGTCTACTGGCCGGACGAGGGCCGGCGGCTCCCGACGCGCGTCTACGACGGCCTGCGCCTCCGACCCGGGAGCACGCTGGAAGGCCCCGCCATCATCGAGCTGCCAGGCACGACCATCGCGCTGCCCCCCGGCGACCGGGCCGCGATCGACCGCCTCGGCAACACCGTGATCACGCTGGCCGGCGGGAGGTCGCGCCGGTGAGCACGCACGCGCTCGACGCGGTGACCTTCGAGGTGATCTGGCACCGCCTGCTGGACATCACCGAGGAGATGGGCATCAAGTACATGCGCACGTCGGGCTCGCCCATCCTGGTGGGCGGCTACGACGCCAGCACGGGGATCTCGCTGCCCGACGGGCAGATCGTGGCCATCGGGCCCTACATCACGACCCAGGGCACGGTGCTGGCGCTGATCGCCCAGGCCGTCCTGGATCGCTGCACGAACAACCCGGGCATCGGCCCCGGCGACATGTTCATCTGCAGCGACCCGTACCTGGGCGCCACCCACCAGTCGGACGTGGCCACCGTCGCTCCCGTCTTCTTCAAGGGCGAGGCGATGGCGTGGGTCGGCGCCTCCGGGCACTGGCTGGATATCGGCGGCCCCGAGCCGGGCGGCTTCAACGTGAACGCCTACTCGGTCCTCGACGAAGGGCTCCGCCTGCCGCCCACCCGCATCGTCGAGGCCGGGCGTGTCCGGGAGGACCTGGTCTCGCTGATCATGAACCACGTCCGCGATCCGCTCGCCGAGCTCGATCTGCGCGGGCAGATCGTCGCCAACGCCGCCGGCAGCGAGCGCCTGATCGCCCTCTGCGACCAGTACGGCGTGGCGGTCGTGCAGGCGGTCATGCGGGAGGCCATCGCCCACGTCGAGCGCCGGCTGCGGGCCCGGCTCCGGCAGCTGCCAGACGGGGTGTGGCGGGAGGTCCAGTTCCTCGACCACGACGGCCACACGCCCGCGCTCTACCGGATCGTCTGCACGGTGACCAAGCGCGGCGACCGGCTGCGCGTGGACTTCACCGGCACCGATCCCCAGGCCAACGGCTACATCAACTGTGCCTGGGGCGGCGTGCGCGCGGCGACGCTGGCCGGCATGTTCATCATGCTCGCCTGGGACCTGCCCTGGAACGAAGGCGTGGCCCGCTGCCTGGACCTGGTGGCCCCGCCGGGCACCGTGTGCACCGCCGTCTATCCCGCCGCGGTGAGCCTGGCCACCATCTCGGCCATCATCGTCAGCGTCACCGCCGTGTTCGGGGCACTGGCGAAGATGCTGCTCGCCAGCCCGCGTCACCACGAGGAGGCGATGGCGAACTGGGGCGGGACGTCGCTGGCCCCGACCATCACCGGGCTGAACGAGCGCGGCATCATGACGGTGAGCGGCGAGACCAGCCATTTCGCGGCCGGCTGCGGGGCGCGCACCTTCAAGGACGGCGTCGACACCGGCGGCATCGTCGTCAACACCACGGCCAGCATCCCGCCCATCGAGACGGTGGAGGCCGAGTATCCGATCCTCTATTTGTTCCGCCGGCAGCTCATCGACTCGGGTGGGCCGGGACGGTACCGCGGCGGCGTCGGGGCCGGCGTGGCCATCGTGCCGTGGGATGCAGGTGGTCCGCTGGAGTCGGGCTTCAGCGGCACCGGCGCCGAGGTACCGAACGCCTACGGCCTCGCCGGGGGGCTGCCGGGAGCAGCCGCGAAGTACACCCGCTACGCGAGCACCAGCGTCCCGTCACGGCTCGAGCGGCGGGAACCACTGCCCGCCGACGTGCCCGAGCTCGACGGCGAGCCGCACGTGACGTACCTCAAGCACCCCAGGGCACCCTTCCCCCCCGACATGGCCGAGTACCACTGCTGGCAGGGCGGCGGTGGCTACGGCGACCCGCTGGAGCGCGATCCGGCCCTGGTGGCGCTGGACGTCCGCGCCCGCCTCGTCTCCCCGCCGGTGGCCCGCGAGGTCTACGGCGTCGTCGTCACCGACGGGCGCGTGGACGAGGCGGCGACCGCCGAGCGGCGCGAGTCCATCAGACGCGGGCGGCTCGCGCGCGGCCGGCCGGCGTCCGAGGCGCTCGCCGGCGGCGCGGACGCCGACGAGCCGCCGCTCGAAGCCCCCGAAACGGCCGGCACGGGACGCCTGCGCTACGGCGACCTGCTGGAGTTCGACTTCGGGGCCGACCGGATCCGGTGCACCGCCTGCGGGCGGGAGCTGGGTCCGGCCCGCGGCGACTTCCGCCTGGGCTGCCTGGTGGAGCGGGCGCCGGTGACCGCGGCCGGCCCCGGCCGCGGCGAGGACTACGACGCCGGCCGCATCGAGCTGCGCCTCTATTATTGCCCGGGCTGCGGGCGCCAGCTCGAAGCCCAGGTGGCCCTCCGCACCGGTCACCCGCCCTCGGGGTTCCGGCTGTTCGCATCCGGGGGAGTGCCCGACTGACCGGGGGTGGCAATCTCGTCGATCAGGCCGTAGTCGAGGGCTTCGCGCGCGTGGAGATACCGCCCGCGCCGCATGTCCTCGGCGATCTCCTCGGCAGGCCGGCCCGTGCGCCTGGCCAGCCGCGCGTAGAGCTTCCAGAGCAGCTCCTGCTGCTGCCGGCTCTGCGCGGCGATCGCCTCCGGCGTGCCGGCGAACCGCGCCAGCGGCTGGGAGAGGTGGAACCGCGCGTGCGGCGCGGCGAGCCGGCGATCGGCGGCGGCGACGACGCCGACGGCCGGGCCACCGACCTGACCCCGGCAGAGGACCCGCAGGGTGGAGCGCAGCGTGTCGGCCACGTCGGCCAGGCTCATGCCGGGCGCGCTATTGCCGGGGCGGCGTATGCACGAACGGCAGCCTGGTGTAGCGAACCTTGTCGGCCTCGATCACCAGAGCCACGCGGCCCTCGGGATTTCGCATCGGGAACGGCTTCCCGATGTACTTGTG
Proteins encoded in this region:
- a CDS encoding hydantoinase B/oxoprolinase family protein; translated protein: MSTHALDAVTFEVIWHRLLDITEEMGIKYMRTSGSPILVGGYDASTGISLPDGQIVAIGPYITTQGTVLALIAQAVLDRCTNNPGIGPGDMFICSDPYLGATHQSDVATVAPVFFKGEAMAWVGASGHWLDIGGPEPGGFNVNAYSVLDEGLRLPPTRIVEAGRVREDLVSLIMNHVRDPLAELDLRGQIVANAAGSERLIALCDQYGVAVVQAVMREAIAHVERRLRARLRQLPDGVWREVQFLDHDGHTPALYRIVCTVTKRGDRLRVDFTGTDPQANGYINCAWGGVRAATLAGMFIMLAWDLPWNEGVARCLDLVAPPGTVCTAVYPAAVSLATISAIIVSVTAVFGALAKMLLASPRHHEEAMANWGGTSLAPTITGLNERGIMTVSGETSHFAAGCGARTFKDGVDTGGIVVNTTASIPPIETVEAEYPILYLFRRQLIDSGGPGRYRGGVGAGVAIVPWDAGGPLESGFSGTGAEVPNAYGLAGGLPGAAAKYTRYASTSVPSRLERREPLPADVPELDGEPHVTYLKHPRAPFPPDMAEYHCWQGGGGYGDPLERDPALVALDVRARLVSPPVAREVYGVVVTDGRVDEAATAERRESIRRGRLARGRPASEALAGGADADEPPLEAPETAGTGRLRYGDLLEFDFGADRIRCTACGRELGPARGDFRLGCLVERAPVTAAGPGRGEDYDAGRIELRLYYCPGCGRQLEAQVALRTGHPPSGFRLFASGGVPD
- a CDS encoding ATP-dependent Clp protease proteolytic subunit; translated protein: MSLADVADTLRSTLRVLCRGQVGGPAVGVVAAADRRLAAPHARFHLSQPLARFAGTPEAIAAQSRQQQELLWKLYARLARRTGRPAEEIAEDMRRGRYLHAREALDYGLIDEIATPGQSGTPPDANSRNPEGG
- a CDS encoding RidA family protein, with translation MKVEQKLKAMGLTLKPVAPAVANYIASVQVGGLLFLAGTTGERGDEMGMRGKLGADLTTEQGYQAARLCGLAHLGMMKAALGDLDRVERIVRLIGYVNSAPGWQEAPWVLNGESDLYIALWGDKGRHARAALYMHELTYNMAVETEVIVQVKAGATRRGSRRARTGRRSR
- a CDS encoding hydantoinase/oxoprolinase family protein, which translates into the protein MAYIIGVDIGGTFTDVAVVDVASGAIATAKVRTTPADLTSGVLSALELAAAEAGLGLDDLLADTVKLAHGTTLTSNVMFTWSGARTGLLATRGFGDEILIMRARGRVAGMGLAERRHYRATDKPPRIVAPELIEEVVERVDHHGRALVPLAPTEAERAVDALLGRGVESVAIALLWSPANPAHELLLERTVRERAPGVHVSVSHRLAPVLGEYERTATAAVNAYVGPTVSAYLHDLGERLRQRGLGRPLLVVQANGGVAQVEETVPINTIESGPAAGLVAAKALMDAAGYRNVIATDVGGTTFKVGLLVDGEWSFAPEAVVNQYTLLIPMIDVVSIGAGGGSIAWADETRLRIGPRSAGANPGPAGYGWGGTEPTVTDADLVLGFLNPERFLGGRLRLRPDLAEKAIADRVASRLFGGDVERAAAGIRRVVDAQMGDLVRKMSIERGHDPRRFVLLAYGGAGPLHAAAYARQAGIEQVIVPSAATVFSAFGAAASDIRHSLQRSSPGQLDDLDAIGATYETMEDEARALLARQGVSAPRMRLYRWADMRYARQLHDVRVPVPAGPVDSAFADAVRQAFAQRYAALYGASAVLEKVPVRLLRLGLEAVGMIDKPAVSAVEPDPAGAEEPARSAYGSARSVYWPDEGRRLPTRVYDGLRLRPGSTLEGPAIIELPGTTIALPPGDRAAIDRLGNTVITLAGGRSRR